The Oncorhynchus mykiss isolate Arlee chromosome 20, USDA_OmykA_1.1, whole genome shotgun sequence genome includes a region encoding these proteins:
- the LOC110498952 gene encoding alpha-synuclein isoform X1, which yields MDVLMRGFSMAKEGVVAAAEKTKAGVEGAAAKTKEGVMYVGSKTKEGMDAGVNKVANRDQANIVGDPTAAGADLSQGGMENTGQAEEPQPVYEAEYGGMEQGGEGEGSQGGY from the exons ATGGATGTACTGATGAGAGGGTTCAGCATGGCTAAGGAGGGGGTGGTGGCCGCAGCAGAGAAGACTAAGGCTGGGGTGGAGGGGGCAGCCGCCAAGACCAAGGAGGGGGTCATGTATGTag GTTCAAAGACAAAGGAGGGAATGGACGCAGGAGTAAACaaag TTGCTAACCGCGACCAGGCAAACATCGTCGGGGACCCCACTGCTGCCGGAGCTGACCTCTCGCAGGGTGGCATGGAGAACACCGGACAGGCG GAGGAGCCTCAGCCTGTATACGAG GCGGAATATGGAGGAATGGagcagggaggagaaggagag GGCTCTCAGGGCGGCTACTAG
- the LOC110498952 gene encoding alpha-synuclein isoform X2: MDVLMRGFSMAKEGVVAAAEKTKAGVEGAAAKTKEGVMYVGSKTKEGMDAGVNKVANRDQANIVGDPTAAGADLSQGGMENTGQAAEYGGMEQGGEGEGSQGGY, encoded by the exons ATGGATGTACTGATGAGAGGGTTCAGCATGGCTAAGGAGGGGGTGGTGGCCGCAGCAGAGAAGACTAAGGCTGGGGTGGAGGGGGCAGCCGCCAAGACCAAGGAGGGGGTCATGTATGTag GTTCAAAGACAAAGGAGGGAATGGACGCAGGAGTAAACaaag TTGCTAACCGCGACCAGGCAAACATCGTCGGGGACCCCACTGCTGCCGGAGCTGACCTCTCGCAGGGTGGCATGGAGAACACCGGACAGGCG GCGGAATATGGAGGAATGGagcagggaggagaaggagag GGCTCTCAGGGCGGCTACTAG